GCGAACCGGATTTTAATACGCCGATGCATGCGATTGAGGCGGCCCACGCTGCCGCACTTGAAGGGCATACGAAATATACGCCTTCCGGCGGATTGAAGCAAATCAAACAAAGCATCGCCGAACGGTTTCAAAAAGACGATCGTTTGCACTACCGACCCGAAGAGATCATTGTATGTTCGGGAGCCAAGCATGCGCTTTATACGTTATTCCAAAGTTCCATTAATCCCGGCGATGAAGTCATCGTTCCTGCACCGTATTGGGTGAGCTATCCCGAACAAGTGAAACTTGCCGGCGGCAGGCCGGTATTCGTGGAAGCATCTGAGGCGAATGATTTCAAATTGACGGCTGAGCAGTTGAAAGCGGCGGTAACAAAAGACACGAGAGCAATTATCCTCAATTCGCCGAGCAACCCGACGGGCGTCATTTACGAGGAAGAAGAGCTTCGTTCGCTTGGAGAAGTTTGCTTGGAGCACGACTTGCTCATCGTATCCGATGAAATTTACGGCCGGCTCGTTTACGAGGGGGCGAAACATGTTTCCATCGCCTCGCTGTCCGATGAGCTGAAAAAGCAAACGGTTGTCATTAACGGAGTGTCGAAAACGTATGCGATGACGGGATGGCGCATCGGCTACGCAGCCGGGGATCAA
The sequence above is a segment of the Bacillales bacterium genome. Coding sequences within it:
- a CDS encoding pyridoxal phosphate-dependent aminotransferase, with the protein product MELSDRVKTLTPSSTLAITAKANELKAEGHDVIGLAAGEPDFNTPMHAIEAAHAAALEGHTKYTPSGGLKQIKQSIAERFQKDDRLHYRPEEIIVCSGAKHALYTLFQSSINPGDEVIVPAPYWVSYPEQVKLAGGRPVFVEASEANDFKLTAEQLKAAVTKDTRAIILNSPSNPTGVIYEEEELRSLGEVCLEHDLLIVSDEIYGRLVYEGAKHVSIASLSDELKKQTVVINGVSKTYAMTGWRIGYAAGDQRLIKAMTGLASHSTSNPATLSQFAALAALEDSQNIVEEMRQSFETRLNAAYEKLTSIPGITCVKPKGAFYLFPNMKEAALRCGYDDVTEWSKALLENEKVAVVPGAGFGAADNVRLSYATSMELIQEALHRMERFILKTSK